The DNA segment AccccccgccggccgcccgtCCCCTGCGCATAGCCCGGAAGTGCACTTAGTGGATGAGAACAGCGCACAGGAGAGCAGTCAACAACACGATGGCAGTCCTTTGGTGCAAAAAGCCCGCGTGAAGGTGCGTGACGGGCACACTCATACATTTCCAATACGGTTGTGCTATCATGGTAGGTGTGCTATGCATGCTCGTGTTAGTAGTAGCAttgctcatgttagcataataggattttctgctattttcacggtagacacatatataaacactatcATGGTAGGagttcacatgctaacattagcatgttagcattgttagcatgcagacTTTAGCATAGTAtaatttttagtaattttcAAAGGTACACTATTGTTAGTtcttagcatactaacattagcttgttagcattgctagcatgctaacttcaGCATAGTATAATTTTCTAGtgattttcataggtagacactattatgcaacgttttagcatgctagcgtgcTAACATGAGCACACTAGCATTTTTGCTGGGTGTGCTATGCATGCTCGTGTTAGTAGTAGCATTGCTAATGATAGCATACTAGAAATttcagctattttcatgggtagacacatatataggTGTTAACGTActaccattagcatgttagcattgctagcatgcagaCTTTAGCATAGTAtaatttttagtaattttcAAAGGTACACTATTGTTAGTtcttagcatactaacattagcttgttagcattgctaacatgcatactttagcatagtatcatttttagtcattttcaaAGGTACACTATTGTTAGTtcttagcatactaacattagcttgttagcattgctagcatgctaactttagcatagtattttttcaagtcattttcAAAGGTACACTATTATTGGTTCTTAGCACActaacattagcttgttagcattgctagcatgcagactttagcatagtatcattttttgtcattttcaaagGTACACTATTGTTAGTTCTTAGCACATgaacattagcttgttagcattgctagcatgcagaCTTTAGCATAGTAtaatttttagtaattttcAAAGGTACACTATTGTTAGTtcttagcatactaacattagcttgttagcattgctaacatgcatactttagcatagtatcatttttagtcattttcaaAGGTACACTATTGTTAGTtcttagcatactaacattagcttgttagcattgctagcatgctaactttagcatagtattttttcaagtcattttcAAAGGTACACTATTGTTAGTTCTTAGCACActaacattagcttgttagtattgctagcatgctaacttttgcATAGTATAATCTTTCGtgattttcataggtagactgTTATGCaacgtgttagcatgctagcatgcgaTGAACTTAAGCACTTAGTGCTATTATGTTAGTTATGTTATTCAAACCCTTCCGTGTTATAttttcatggtcaaggaatctaaatatgAATGCCTTGTACTCTCTGTGAATTTGATTATCACCATGAGACCAGCCAAGATTAACTTTTatcaaatattacaaaagaGTTGTCCATAAACAGTActgatataaattataaatattgttatttatgcatttttgccatagGAAAACGCATCAGACGACGAAGGAGACACCCGCCGAGAAAAGCAACAAGTGTTCCAAGTTTACATCTCTGATGAAGAGCAGAACAGTATCAGGGATGAGGAGACCGAAGCGCCCGCCGATGCGCCTCCGGGTGCATGTTCCCCCGAAAGGGAGGGGGTCGTGGTCGGAGGAGAGAGCAGCGAATATGACCTGAACCCAGCGGGAGAAGGTCTCGGTACGGACGGCTTCTCTCGAGATGGACTCCGTGCTTTCAGACACAGGTTATCCGAACCTGTGCGAGGCAGAGGGAGACCAGCGGGAAGGGGTTTCAAGAGGAGACGCTGGGTGTCCACTCAGGAGAAAAGATCTCCGAGATTAGCTTCTCAAGATCTGTGGTATCTGGCCAATGCAGCAACAGCAGGGGGGTTTGGGATGGATTTCGGCGAAGTGCATAAGACCGGGAATTTTTTCTCCGTCGATGCCCCGCGACTGGACTTCAGCTTAGACGAAGCCCAAGTGGACAAATCCTTGCCGTCGGGGGGCAATAGTTTGACTCATTTCGCCCTGGAGGAGTCGGGCGACGCCGGCGAAGGGAGTTCCGGCTTGAATGCTGGTACAAGCGAGGGAGGCGACGAGTCCGTCGCCGTAGTGGGCTCCACGTCCAGCGTCACCGGTCCGGTCATCTGCGAGCACTGCGGCGTCACGTGCCCGTCGTCCCACGCCCTCGCCCTCCACTACTGCTCCGCTCATCAGGTTTACGCCTGCCCCTTTTGCGACAAGCAGTTCCAGCACTCCTACAACCTGAACCGACACATGGCCTTGCACCGGGGCAACGGGAAACCCCACCAGTGCCCACTCTGCTCCAAGGGCTTCACGCAGAGGTCCACGCTCATCGACCACATGAACCTTCACAGCGGCGAGCGCCCGCACCGCTGCGCGTACTGCCACGCTCGGTTCGCGCACAAGCCGGCGCTGCGGCGACACCTGAAGGAGCAACACGGGAAAACGACAGTGCAGAATTCCCTCCACGAGCAGGAGGAACGAGAGAGATCCGTCAGAAGGATAAGAGAGGAAGCCCAAGAATGTCCGATCACTGATCGAGTATCTTAAAACCAAAGAAtcgaataaaaacaaaaaaaacatttaatcacGTTAGTagtttagctgtgaggcctttgtaGTGCAGAACAATATCACTACATAAACTGCTTTGTTTTGAGGAATTATTTGATACACTGTGTATTGTCAGGATattgctgggaaaaaaaatgctaattttaccCGATGGTTGtatatgtttaattaattttaatgttttaaatgaaaaaaaaatactttatatcCTGCTGTAAAtgattgtaaataaatacagcatTAAATGTCAAAGGAAGCCCGTGGGCATTCATTTGAACTTTCTTGGACCTCTGAGGTCATTTcagttgatttattattattattattataagttttcattatacaaatatatacatatagactAATCACAAAATGCTAACAGCTTCATTCTGAAATTTCATCTGTAGTAAATTTCAGCTGTATTATCACGTATTTACAAATAAGTGATTTATGGTGAATaatcaacagtaattttacaataataaagtcaaaatattatagtaaGCTAATGAGAAAGTTAtcttttttacaagaataacgtcggaatattatgaggaaaaataatgtcattttattagcataaagttgaaacattgaaggaaaaaggttaagacttttttttgttttacaagaataacgtcagaatattatgagcaaaaataatgtcattttagtggcaaaGAAATGAAAGTTGAAAGAAATTGAAATACTTATCACGTATTTACATATGACTGATTTATGCAGGAACAATAATTTTACagtaatgaagtaaaaatatagtaaacgagaatattttttttagaataattaatttttacaagaataacgtcggaatattatgag comes from the Doryrhamphus excisus isolate RoL2022-K1 chromosome 14, RoL_Dexc_1.0, whole genome shotgun sequence genome and includes:
- the LOC131102054 gene encoding zinc finger and BTB domain-containing protein 12-like, encoding MDTLCFRLPGHGDMTLKHMNSLRSRQHFCDITILTSNNQTFRGHKVVLAACSPFLRDQFLLSPSSKLQVSMLHSSSVMCDLLQSCYTGVLQFNPEEIVNYLTAASYLQMECIVERCRDALKKYMQLKNPNPLKITTEENPSQPVIVSGSIHSIASPPAGRPSPAHSPEVHLVDENSAQESSQQHDGSPLVQKARVKENASDDEGDTRREKQQVFQVYISDEEQNSIRDEETEAPADAPPGACSPEREGVVVGGESSEYDLNPAGEGLGTDGFSRDGLRAFRHRLSEPVRGRGRPAGRGFKRRRWVSTQEKRSPRLASQDLWYLANAATAGGFGMDFGEVHKTGNFFSVDAPRLDFSLDEAQVDKSLPSGGNSLTHFALEESGDAGEGSSGLNAGTSEGGDESVAVVGSTSSVTGPVICEHCGVTCPSSHALALHYCSAHQVYACPFCDKQFQHSYNLNRHMALHRGNGKPHQCPLCSKGFTQRSTLIDHMNLHSGERPHRCAYCHARFAHKPALRRHLKEQHGKTTVQNSLHEQEERERSVRRIREEAQECPITDRVS